Proteins encoded by one window of Acetivibrio thermocellus ATCC 27405:
- a CDS encoding AIPR family protein, translating to MNFLTKRVIIPPNKIIIGGVTLDRITQAFLDEFSISHNFTMYETSVQFEHFANFCALSAETGMVEIDIQDMHTGNATQGIDGIAIEVNGAIVCSIDEIETLIKQNKKLDVKFIFVQAKTSDSFDNSEISNFLSFVKVFFSDEAKNTFSTEEMADFIEMKDFIYSNSRYMKVKNPIIRLYYIAPGKWNDDDSNLKAVINSHIDTLNNMALFSSVEFIPCGAQEIQRMYRKSQEQIEATFVFTKNVMMFSDDNGDYGYSGVLPFCEFYKIICDENGSLKKVFEDNIRDFLGVNNYVNADIEETIVEGRNSAFCMLNNGITIVAHSAVLVSDKMTISNYQIVNGCQTSHVLYLNRDNLGIHDLLIPIKIIVTKDEDLKNRITKATNNQTGITKEQLEALSTFQKTLEEYYRTYTAEDERLYYERRSGQYRNESIPKDRIVTIRAQLKNASSMFNDKPHDAAGHYSSLLKDIGNRIFLPDDQPILYYTSSLAMFRFENLIKTKCIDKKYRKGKYHAIMLLKYMATNNLPKHHSAKKMINACNQILRILNDSGKCLDYFLRIIEFIETQKELDLTDRKLFERKETTDILLQNKDKLIRS from the coding sequence TTGAATTTTTTGACAAAACGTGTTATAATTCCTCCAAATAAGATTATTATCGGAGGAGTAACTTTGGATCGTATAACTCAGGCTTTTTTAGATGAATTTTCTATTAGCCATAATTTTACTATGTACGAAACAAGTGTTCAATTCGAGCATTTTGCCAATTTCTGTGCTTTATCTGCAGAAACTGGCATGGTTGAAATAGATATTCAAGACATGCATACTGGCAATGCTACTCAAGGTATTGATGGAATAGCGATAGAAGTAAACGGAGCTATTGTGTGCAGTATTGATGAGATAGAAACGTTAATTAAGCAAAATAAAAAACTTGATGTAAAATTTATATTTGTACAAGCAAAAACATCTGACAGTTTTGATAATTCAGAGATAAGTAACTTTTTGTCTTTTGTTAAAGTCTTTTTTTCTGATGAAGCTAAGAATACATTCAGTACAGAGGAAATGGCAGACTTCATAGAAATGAAGGATTTTATTTATAGTAATTCTCGCTATATGAAAGTCAAAAACCCGATAATACGACTTTATTATATTGCTCCGGGGAAGTGGAACGATGATGATTCCAATTTGAAAGCTGTAATTAATAGTCATATAGATACGCTTAATAACATGGCACTTTTTTCATCTGTGGAATTTATACCTTGCGGTGCCCAAGAAATACAGCGTATGTATAGAAAATCACAAGAGCAAATAGAAGCGACTTTTGTTTTTACAAAAAATGTGATGATGTTTTCTGATGATAATGGAGATTATGGATATAGTGGGGTACTGCCATTCTGCGAATTTTATAAAATTATATGCGATGAAAATGGTTCACTAAAAAAAGTATTTGAAGATAATATTCGGGACTTCCTTGGAGTGAATAATTATGTTAATGCGGACATTGAAGAAACTATTGTTGAAGGCAGAAATAGCGCTTTTTGCATGCTAAATAATGGAATAACAATTGTCGCTCATTCTGCTGTGCTTGTGAGCGATAAGATGACAATTTCAAACTATCAGATAGTTAATGGATGCCAAACCAGCCATGTTTTGTATCTTAACCGTGATAATCTTGGAATACATGATTTACTTATACCGATTAAGATTATTGTAACCAAGGATGAGGACTTAAAAAACCGTATTACAAAAGCTACAAATAATCAAACTGGTATAACCAAAGAACAATTAGAAGCGTTATCAACTTTCCAAAAAACACTGGAGGAATACTATCGCACATACACTGCTGAGGATGAACGCTTGTATTATGAACGTCGTTCAGGACAATATAGGAATGAATCGATTCCCAAAGATCGAATAGTTACTATTCGTGCCCAGTTAAAAAATGCATCATCAATGTTCAATGATAAACCACACGACGCTGCTGGTCATTATAGTAGCTTATTGAAAGATATTGGAAACCGTATTTTTCTACCTGACGACCAGCCTATATTGTATTACACAAGTTCTTTGGCCATGTTTCGTTTCGAAAACCTGATAAAAACAAAATGTATTGATAAAAAATACCGTAAAGGAAAGTATCATGCCATAATGCTTTTAAAGTATATGGCAACAAACAACTTACCAAAACATCATAGTGCCAAAAAAATGATCAATGCTTGCAATCAAATTTTGCGTATCTTGAATGATTCAGGGAA
- a CDS encoding DUF5049 domain-containing protein → MGIENLITDKIYRQIIVIRDSGVCNMFDLPRVQEEAYKKGYYELVVFLNEHKKEYAEFILTGKR, encoded by the coding sequence ATGGGTATAGAAAATCTGATAACTGATAAGATTTACCGGCAGATAATTGTCATACGGGACAGCGGTGTCTGCAATATGTTTGATTTGCCAAGAGTGCAGGAGGAGGCATACAAAAAGGGTTATTATGAATTGGTGGTCTTTCTAAATGAACACAAAAAAGAATATGCCGAGTTTATCCTGACAGGCAAACGATAA
- a CDS encoding gamma-glutamylcyclotransferase family protein has protein sequence MSKEKGTIYLAYGSNLNLRQMAYRCPTAKVLGSAKLTGYRLLFRGGNGGAVATIEKQKGERVPVLLWRIMPNDEKALDRYEGYPHLYRKETVKVRFKGQWVPAMVYIMNEGRPLGAPGRYYYEVIRHGYIDAGFDISVLNKAVRDSISAAEKSEV, from the coding sequence ATGAGCAAAGAAAAAGGAACCATATATTTAGCATACGGAAGCAATCTGAACTTAAGGCAGATGGCATACCGCTGCCCGACGGCAAAAGTGCTGGGGAGTGCAAAACTCACAGGATACCGGCTGTTATTCAGAGGAGGGAATGGCGGCGCAGTAGCGACAATAGAAAAACAAAAAGGTGAAAGAGTACCAGTACTGCTTTGGAGAATCATGCCTAATGATGAGAAAGCGCTGGACAGATATGAAGGTTATCCGCATCTATACCGGAAAGAAACAGTTAAGGTACGTTTCAAAGGGCAGTGGGTACCCGCAATGGTGTATATCATGAATGAAGGCAGACCACTGGGAGCACCGGGTCGTTACTATTACGAGGTGATTCGGCACGGATATATAGACGCGGGCTTTGATATTTCAGTTCTCAATAAAGCGGTAAGAGATTCAATTTCAGCGGCAGAGAAGTCTGAGGTGTAG
- a CDS encoding amidoligase family protein encodes MLTTRFGIEVELTGITRKQAAKTAAAFLGGRIESSGDYYDTQKVIAPDGRIWKFMSDGSIRTQKKENGRIAAAGREYSVELVSPILTYREDIETLQELVRRLRKAGGFANTSCGIHIHIDGADHTPRSIRNFINIIASKNDLFYKALQIEPDRMRFCKKMDAALVEKMNRRKPKTMAAIESIWYEGYSESRSQRYHGSRYYFLNLHSFFNGNGTIELRGFNSELHAGIIRSYIVLALALNHQALTQKCASSKKPQVENEKFAMRTYLNRIGLIGDEFKNCREHLCKHLGGNAAWRFRAA; translated from the coding sequence ATGCTTACAACGAGATTTGGAATCGAGGTAGAATTGACGGGGATTACAAGAAAACAGGCGGCAAAAACTGCAGCAGCTTTTCTTGGAGGGAGGATTGAATCCAGCGGAGATTATTACGATACCCAAAAGGTTATTGCACCGGATGGACGGATATGGAAATTCATGAGCGACGGGAGCATTCGGACTCAGAAAAAGGAAAACGGCCGGATTGCGGCGGCTGGCCGGGAATATAGCGTCGAGTTGGTAAGTCCGATACTGACATACCGCGAGGACATTGAAACCCTGCAGGAATTGGTAAGGAGGCTTCGCAAGGCGGGAGGTTTTGCAAACACAAGCTGTGGGATCCATATCCATATAGACGGGGCAGACCACACGCCTCGAAGCATCCGCAATTTTATCAATATTATCGCCAGCAAGAATGACCTTTTCTATAAAGCATTGCAGATTGAGCCGGACAGGATGCGGTTTTGTAAAAAGATGGATGCGGCACTGGTTGAGAAGATGAATCGGCGTAAGCCCAAAACCATGGCGGCGATTGAGAGCATCTGGTATGAGGGTTACAGCGAAAGCCGCAGCCAGCGATATCATGGAAGTCGGTACTATTTTCTCAATCTGCACAGCTTTTTCAACGGCAACGGTACGATCGAGCTTCGCGGCTTCAACAGCGAACTCCACGCCGGGATAATAAGGAGCTACATCGTCCTTGCCTTGGCGCTCAACCATCAGGCGCTGACGCAAAAATGCGCTTCCAGCAAAAAGCCGCAGGTCGAGAACGAGAAGTTTGCCATGCGGACATATCTCAACCGCATAGGACTTATTGGTGATGAGTTCAAAAATTGTCGGGAGCACCTTTGCAAACACTTGGGCGGCAACGCGGCATGGCGGTTTCGGGCGGCATAG
- a CDS encoding DUF4314 domain-containing protein yields MSARGFPSKETVLRLKEQYPPGTRVELICMDDPYSKLKPGDQGTVSFVDDIGTVHINWDCGSSLGAAYGIDVIRKL; encoded by the coding sequence ATGAGTGCAAGAGGCTTTCCTTCAAAAGAAACAGTCCTTCGCCTTAAAGAGCAGTATCCACCGGGAACACGCGTTGAACTTATCTGCATGGATGATCCGTATTCTAAGCTGAAACCGGGAGACCAAGGAACAGTATCTTTCGTGGATGATATCGGAACCGTTCATATCAACTGGGACTGCGGTTCTTCTCTGGGTGCAGCCTATGGTATAGATGTGATCAGAAAGCTGTAA
- a CDS encoding virulence factor: protein MSNNSFRFSQKIVGQERKAIASVIAEALEGQVRYAGAPEFLYEIKDEKSAGSWTIDRDSVVHSPKISLNEIKTIRSVIDALNVEGFSAEETMTITLSLEGFSEISLENLNNMLASKETLIKKAMLIEGELVVLAENDEISFPFWNATLNADEVQTYITLAKQMAEQAKLQKRVLRKEKPTDNEKYAFRCFLLRLGFIGDNFKTERKVLLSRLSGNGAYRKGRAKAVDENE, encoded by the coding sequence ATGAGCAATAACAGCTTTCGCTTTTCACAGAAGATTGTCGGTCAGGAGAGAAAAGCCATTGCCTCGGTCATAGCTGAAGCCCTTGAAGGCCAGGTGCGCTATGCCGGAGCACCGGAGTTTTTGTATGAGATTAAAGACGAAAAATCTGCTGGCAGTTGGACGATTGACAGGGACAGTGTGGTTCACTCACCGAAAATCAGTCTCAATGAAATAAAAACCATCCGTTCAGTTATTGACGCGTTGAATGTGGAGGGTTTTTCAGCAGAGGAAACCATGACAATTACTCTTTCGTTGGAGGGCTTTAGCGAGATTAGCCTTGAAAACCTAAATAATATGCTGGCCAGCAAAGAGACATTGATAAAGAAGGCAATGTTGATTGAGGGGGAACTTGTAGTCTTAGCTGAAAATGATGAGATTTCCTTTCCTTTCTGGAACGCGACTTTAAATGCTGATGAAGTGCAGACCTATATAACGCTGGCAAAGCAGATGGCAGAACAGGCAAAATTACAGAAGCGAGTACTACGAAAAGAAAAACCAACAGATAATGAAAAATATGCTTTTCGCTGTTTCCTGCTTAGGTTGGGGTTTATAGGTGATAACTTCAAAACTGAACGCAAGGTGTTACTTTCAAGGCTGTCCGGTAACGGGGCGTATCGGAAAGGCAGAGCAAAGGCGGTGGACGAAAATGAATGA
- a CDS encoding site-specific DNA-methyltransferase, with amino-acid sequence MDILKIPTEKLKPSKYNPRKDLKPGDPEYEKLRRSIEEFGYVEPVIWNKRTGNIVGGHQRYKVLTALGYKEIDCVVVDLDEQREKALNVALNKISGEFDIPLLTDLLMDLNEDGFDVSLTGFDAAEIDELFRDKTTANVKEDNFDTEKAIAEIETPVTKKGDIWVLGSHRLMCGDSTMLSDVQKLMNGQKARFVFTDPPWNVDYGSDTRHPSWKPRQILNDNMSTEEFGAFLLRAFKCMKEVSEAGCMTYIVMSAQEWGSLMNVMREAGYHWSSTIIWKKDSLVLSRKDYHTQYEPIWYGWLEGTRLCPLKDRKQSDVWEIPRPKVSEEHPTMKPVSLVAKAMLNSSHIGDLTLDLFGGSGTTMIAAQQTGRVCFMMELDPKYCDVIVKRYVSQFGADSVFLVTGSEKIPYAETQID; translated from the coding sequence ATGGATATACTGAAAATACCAACAGAAAAACTAAAACCATCTAAATATAATCCGCGGAAAGATTTAAAGCCTGGTGACCCTGAATATGAAAAATTACGTCGGTCTATTGAAGAGTTTGGATATGTAGAGCCGGTTATATGGAATAAACGCACCGGGAACATTGTCGGCGGACATCAGCGTTATAAAGTACTTACAGCTTTGGGGTATAAGGAGATCGACTGTGTTGTAGTTGATTTGGATGAACAGCGGGAAAAGGCGCTCAATGTTGCACTGAATAAAATCAGTGGCGAGTTTGATATTCCGCTTTTGACCGATCTGCTTATGGATTTAAATGAAGATGGTTTTGACGTTTCTCTTACCGGGTTTGATGCTGCGGAAATTGATGAGTTGTTCCGTGATAAAACAACCGCTAATGTCAAAGAGGATAATTTCGATACAGAAAAGGCAATTGCAGAGATTGAAACTCCGGTCACTAAAAAGGGCGACATATGGGTGCTTGGCAGCCACCGTCTGATGTGCGGTGATAGCACCATGCTTTCAGATGTGCAAAAGCTGATGAACGGACAAAAGGCGAGATTTGTTTTCACCGACCCACCCTGGAATGTTGATTACGGTTCAGATACCAGGCATCCAAGCTGGAAGCCAAGACAAATTCTAAATGACAATATGAGCACCGAAGAATTCGGCGCTTTTTTATTGCGCGCTTTTAAATGCATGAAAGAGGTTTCTGAAGCCGGATGCATGACCTATATAGTAATGAGTGCTCAGGAATGGGGCAGTTTGATGAACGTCATGCGGGAGGCAGGGTATCACTGGTCGAGCACAATTATATGGAAAAAAGACAGCTTGGTACTGTCAAGAAAGGACTATCATACCCAGTACGAGCCGATCTGGTACGGTTGGCTTGAAGGAACACGCCTTTGCCCGCTTAAAGACCGTAAACAGTCAGATGTTTGGGAGATACCCCGTCCTAAAGTATCGGAGGAGCACCCTACCATGAAGCCGGTATCGCTTGTAGCAAAGGCAATGCTCAATAGTTCCCATATTGGAGATTTAACTCTTGACCTGTTCGGTGGTTCTGGTACGACAATGATTGCGGCACAGCAGACCGGGCGGGTTTGTTTTATGATGGAGCTTGACCCGAAATACTGCGATGTGATTGTAAAGCGCTATGTTTCACAATTTGGCGCAGATTCAGTATTCTTGGTAACAGGTAGTGAAAAAATACCTTACGCGGAAACACAGATTGATTAA
- a CDS encoding site-specific DNA-methyltransferase: MNIQKISVEKLNPAAYNPRKDLKPGDKEYEKLKRSIEEFGYVEPVIWNQKTGNVVGGHQRLKVLLDLGQTEIDCVVVDLDPQREKALNLALNKIQGEWDENKLAELMAELDAGAFDVSLTGFDASEIDELLNRWYSKEAVQDSFDIDKAHEEIVQREPVTKRGDIWLLGNHRLMCGDSTKNEDFEKLMEGCHAQMAVTSPPYGVGKEYEKAGIEPWFETVRPVIRNLCRYADIVCWNLGDLYATGSQFIEPTSVYSVNMFLDNGYRPIWIRIWKKQGQNFGVGPYHLVSNKPVQQYEYISAFSNKGEVEEYNDQEYVWLSAFAGHSYKFVKRLTKEERKKWGYAGIWEMTTVRANKEHPAMFPVELPWRCIKMHSDKGGIVLEPFSGSGTTIIAAEQTERKCYAMELSPVYCDLAVKRWEEFTGEKAIKLEG; the protein is encoded by the coding sequence ATGAACATACAAAAAATATCTGTTGAAAAACTTAATCCAGCAGCATACAACCCGCGCAAGGATTTAAAACCTGGCGATAAGGAATATGAAAAGCTAAAACGGTCAATAGAGGAATTTGGCTATGTGGAGCCTGTTATCTGGAACCAAAAAACAGGTAATGTGGTAGGCGGGCATCAACGCTTAAAGGTTTTGCTGGACTTGGGACAGACTGAGATAGACTGCGTTGTAGTGGATCTTGACCCGCAGAGAGAAAAAGCGCTTAATCTTGCTCTCAATAAGATTCAAGGAGAGTGGGACGAGAATAAACTGGCCGAACTGATGGCTGAGTTGGACGCAGGTGCATTTGATGTTTCGCTTACAGGGTTTGACGCCTCTGAAATAGACGAACTACTTAACCGATGGTACTCCAAAGAGGCGGTACAAGACAGCTTTGACATAGATAAAGCGCATGAGGAAATCGTGCAGCGCGAGCCGGTAACGAAGCGGGGCGATATCTGGCTTCTCGGGAATCATCGCTTGATGTGCGGCGACTCTACGAAGAATGAGGATTTTGAGAAGTTGATGGAAGGGTGTCACGCACAGATGGCAGTGACTTCCCCGCCTTATGGGGTAGGCAAAGAATATGAAAAAGCCGGGATTGAGCCATGGTTCGAGACAGTACGCCCAGTGATTAGAAACTTATGCAGGTATGCAGATATTGTCTGCTGGAACTTAGGTGATTTATATGCAACCGGCTCCCAGTTTATTGAACCAACCAGCGTGTACAGCGTGAATATGTTTTTGGACAATGGCTATCGACCTATCTGGATCCGTATTTGGAAGAAGCAGGGGCAGAACTTTGGTGTAGGACCCTATCATCTTGTTTCAAACAAGCCGGTTCAGCAGTATGAGTATATTTCGGCCTTCAGCAATAAAGGAGAAGTTGAGGAATATAACGATCAGGAATATGTATGGCTTTCAGCCTTTGCGGGACACAGTTATAAATTTGTGAAACGGCTTACAAAGGAAGAACGCAAGAAATGGGGTTATGCTGGGATATGGGAGATGACCACTGTACGGGCAAACAAGGAGCATCCTGCAATGTTCCCTGTGGAGCTTCCATGGCGGTGCATCAAAATGCACAGCGACAAAGGCGGTATTGTGCTTGAGCCGTTCTCTGGTAGCGGAACTACTATAATTGCGGCTGAACAGACCGAGCGTAAATGCTACGCAATGGAGTTATCCCCTGTTTACTGTGATTTAGCTGTTAAGCGCTGGGAGGAATTCACCGGCGAAAAAGCCATCAAACTGGAGGGTTAA
- a CDS encoding P27 family phage terminase small subunit: MAKDGTNRGGARIGAGQKKKPLADKILEGNPGRRKLMVMEFTDAAELEGESMPPPRDYLAAKQKNGKTTLAVEIYEKTWQWLKERRCVHLIPAQLIEQYAQSVARWIKCEECITEFGFLAKHPTTGNAIPSPYVAMSQSFMKQANNLWYQIYQVVRENCATEYKGATPHDDVMEKLLTARRGG; this comes from the coding sequence ATGGCAAAGGACGGTACCAACCGCGGCGGGGCACGTATCGGTGCAGGACAGAAGAAAAAGCCTCTGGCGGATAAGATTTTGGAAGGAAACCCCGGCAGACGAAAGCTCATGGTAATGGAGTTTACGGATGCTGCGGAACTAGAAGGAGAGAGCATGCCGCCACCGAGGGATTATCTTGCTGCAAAGCAGAAGAACGGAAAAACAACACTGGCGGTGGAAATATACGAAAAAACATGGCAGTGGCTTAAGGAACGCAGGTGTGTTCACCTTATCCCTGCGCAGCTTATAGAGCAATATGCCCAGAGTGTGGCGCGGTGGATCAAGTGCGAGGAATGTATCACTGAATTTGGCTTTCTTGCTAAACATCCGACAACTGGCAATGCCATCCCGTCACCTTATGTGGCTATGAGTCAAAGCTTTATGAAACAGGCCAATAACCTGTGGTATCAAATTTATCAAGTCGTGCGGGAAAACTGTGCTACCGAATACAAGGGGGCCACTCCCCACGACGATGTGATGGAAAAACTACTGACAGCCAGGAGGGGTGGCTGA
- a CDS encoding HNH endonuclease, with the protein MPRKPKRPCSFPGCPELTDGRYCDMHQRQMDAYYNKYERDPQTRKRYDRRWKRIRDRYISEHPLCEECQKYGRLTPAEEVHHIIPLSKGGTNADSNLMSLCKQCHSSITAREGERWARR; encoded by the coding sequence ATGCCAAGAAAACCAAAAAGGCCTTGCTCCTTTCCTGGCTGTCCTGAACTGACGGACGGAAGGTACTGCGACATGCATCAAAGGCAAATGGATGCTTATTACAACAAATACGAACGAGATCCCCAAACAAGAAAACGCTATGACCGGAGATGGAAACGCATCAGGGACAGATATATCTCAGAGCATCCGCTTTGCGAGGAGTGCCAAAAGTACGGAAGGCTTACACCAGCCGAAGAGGTACATCATATTATCCCTTTATCCAAAGGCGGAACCAATGCAGACAGTAACCTTATGAGTCTATGCAAACAATGTCACTCATCGATCACTGCCCGCGAAGGAGAGCGATGGGCAAGACGGTAG